One stretch of Toxoplasma gondii ME49 chromosome XI, whole genome shotgun sequence DNA includes these proteins:
- the DDX39 gene encoding DEAD (Asp-Glu-Ala-Asp) box polypeptide DDX39 (encoded by transcript TGME49_216860~Gene product name based on ToxoDB Community Expert Annotation.) produces MTTLEQNPADELVDYEEDEQNDAKEKGVEDVVVGRGNYVSIHASGFRDFFLKPELLRAIGDAGFEHPSEVQHETIPHAITGVDVLCQAKSGMGKTAVFVLSILQQLNLDTSGEEGNTQGVVCLGIAHTRELAFQIKNEFDRFSKYLKNVKCEVVYGGISIQKNIDMLKDAKTTPHILIGTPGRVLALIKGKHLNAEKVAHFVLDECDKCLEKLDMRKDVQNIFMATPKKKQVMFFSATMNKEIRDVCKRFMQSPVEVFIDDESKLTLHGLLQYYVKLQESEKNRKLNDLLDTLEFNQVIIFVKSVSRAQALDRLLTECNFPSIAIHAGLDQEERINRYQQFKNFEKRIMVATDLFGRGIDIERVNIVINYDMPDSSDSYLHRVGRAGRFGTKGLAITFVASQDDTNVLNDVQTRFEVHIAEMPQSIDASQYINQ; encoded by the exons ATGACGACTCTCGAGCAGAACCCCGCAGACGAACTGGTCGATTATGAGGAAGATGAGCAAAATGATGCCAAG GAGAAGGGAGTCGAGGACGTCGTTGTCGGCCGCGGAAACTACGTTTCCATCCACGCTTCTGGCTTCAG GGATTTCTTTTTGAAGCCCGAACTTCTGCGCGCAATTGGAGACGCCGGTTTCGAGCATCCGTCGGAAGTTCAGCATGAAACCATTCCTCACGCCATCACAGGTGTCGATGTTCTGTGCCAGGCCAAATCCG GAATGGGTAAAACCGCCGTGTTCGTGCTGAGCATCCTCCAACAGCTGAACCTGGACACAAGTGGCGAGGAAGGCAACACGCAGGGCGTTGTGTGTTTGGGGATTGCCCACACTCGTGAGCTCGCGTTTCAGATCAAGAACGAGTTCGACCGCTTCAGCAAATACCTGAAGAACGTCAAGTGCGAGGTGGTGTACGGAGGCATTTCGATCCAGAAGAACATCGACATGTTGAAGGATGCGAAGACGACGCCGCACATTTTGATCGGGACCCCGGGCCGTGTTTTGGCGCTGATCAAGGGCAAGCACCTGAACGCCGAGAAGGTGGCGCACTTTGTGTTGGACGAGTGCGACAAGTGCTTGGAGAAACTCGACATGCGCAAAGACGTCCAGAACATCTTCATGGCGACGcccaagaagaagcaagtcATGTTCTTCTCCGCCACGATGAACAAGGAGATCCGCGACGTCTGCAAGCGCTTCATGCAGAGCCCTGTCGAAGTCTTCATCGACGACGAGAGCAAGCTCACGCTTCACGGGCTCCTCCAGTACTACGTCAAACTCCAGGAgtcggagaaaaacagaaaactgAACGACCTACTCGACACTCTCGAGTTTAACCAGGTCATCATCTTCGTCAAAAGCGTCTCCCGCGCGCAGGCTCTCGACCGCCTCCTCACAGAGTGCAACTTCCCCTCCATCGCCATCCACGCGGGTCTGGACCAGGAGGAACG tATCAACAGGTATCAGCAGTTCAAGAACTTCGAGAAGAGAATCATGGTTGCGACAGACCTGTTCGGACGAGGTATCGATATTGAGCGCGTGAATATTGTTATCAACTACGACATGCCAG actcgaGCGACTCTTACCTACATCGAGTGGGTCGGGCTGGCCGCTTCGGAACGAAGGGCTTAGCAATCACCTTCGTGGCTAGCCAGGACGACACGAATGTGTTGAACGATGTCCAGACTCGATTCGAGGTCCACATCGCCGAGATGCCGCAGAGCATCGACGCCTCGCAGTACATCAATCAGTAA
- a CDS encoding hypothetical protein (encoded by transcript TGME49_216850), protein MQNEGEQAKPILGRQRIVIESDEERQRSPDISRLHNAGGAGKGESNEEDEVMFVRAVDLEVFEVSSESVNPASPQKKKGRQHRQSSASNAVVDSTSQGGQTQTTPPCLLSPCVGSGREALPDFSEGLALLFCSSVNQIEMVFGEQQGDIFCFYRGRPLCTIWVQGFIVSVEERAGLFSVDDGTKVLEGTFDAFPASGDKSESPVHLTEQALPQQNEPEIVIVDDDSEQNDDVSVVCQGRTSFSAGDDVSVVSARNREAKEGGEEVDSATDGNWREENGRFVSLQRTRKFSLRGTTEQLKTAQLEGAYVSLLLQLVPVMVDADVILSFHLLRVSDCPNRCANAEAEWITHVLRWQLGISQRA, encoded by the exons ATGCAGAACGAGGGCGAGCAAGCGAAGCCCATTCtcggaagacagagaatAGTTATTGAGAGTGAtgaggaaagacagaggtCCCCGGACATCAGCCGATTGCACAATGCGGGAGGTGCCGGCAAGGGAGAAAGCaacgaggaggacgaagTAATGTTTGTGAGAGCTGTCGACCTTGAAGTGTTTGAGGTTTCTTCTGAAAGTGTAAACCCCGCCAGcccacagaaaaagaagggcCGGCAGCACAGGCAAAGCTCTGCCTCCAACGCAGTTGTCGATTCCACATCGCAAGGTGGACAAACACAGACGACGCCACCGTGCTTGCTGTCGCCCTGCGTCGGTTCTGGTCGGGAAGCTTTACCGGATTTTTCAGAAGGTCTGGCGCTGCTTTTCTGCAGTAGCGTCAACCAGATCGAAATGGTTTTCGGGGAACAGCAGGGTGACATTTTCTGTTTCTATCGAGGCCGCCCGCTCTGCACCATCTGGGTGCAAGGCTTTATCGTCAG tgtcgaggagagagcgggTCTTTTCTCCGTGGATGATGGAACCAAAGTCCTTGAGGGGACTTTCGATGCTTTTCCGGCGTCGGGCGACAAGAGCGAGTCCCCGGTGCACTTAACCGAGCAGGCATTGCCACAGCAGAATGAACCGGAGATCGTGATCGTGGATGACGACAGCGAGCAGAACGATGACGTTAGCGTAGTGTGTCAAGGGCGGACGAGTTTCAGTGCAGGCGACGACGTCTCGGTGGTGTCAGCGAGGAATCGTGAAGCGAAAGAGGGCGGCGAGGAAGTGGACAGCGCGACAGACGGCaactggagagaggaaaatgGACGGTTTGTCTCGCTCCAACGGACAAGAAAGTTTTCGCTTCGAGGAACGACGGAACAGCTTAAAACAGCGCAGCTGGAGGGGGCCTATGTCTCACTACTACTGCAACTCGTGCCCGTCATGGTGGACGCAGACGTGATCCTCTCATTCCAC CTCTTGAGAGTCTCAGACTGCCCGAACAGATGCGCAAACGCGGAGGCCGAGTGGATAACACAC GTGCTTAGATGGCAACTGGGCATCAGCCAGCGCGCGTAG